TTTATTAAATAAAAACTCATCAAATTCATTAATATTCCGATATTCTTTCAGAAAATACTCTCTTGTCATTTTTTTATCTTTTATTCCAAAAATAAATAACTCTAATATATATTCGTTGTTAAAAATAGCTTTGTCTAATGGCTCAATTACAATAATTTTTTTAGAAAAAAATTTATTTAGCGGAATGAAATCCTGGTTTTTTTGTCTGTTCTTTTGATTCGTTATATAATAGATATACAGAGTATATTTAGTAGATAAATATAAAAATACCTTCTTTATCGTTTTGCTAATAACATCGTACTCTCTTTTTTCCTTATTGTATTTATCGTTCGTGGAAATGATTAAAGAATATTTTTCTTGAATCGTATAAAATTCATCAACCAAATAACCACCTCCATTTTTTACAACGCATCAACCACAGCAGGTAATTCTTTAATAGGTACTGCACCTTGTTCCCCTTGATACGATCTAAATTCGATTTCACCAATTTTTACGCCAACATCATACTCTCCGACGAGATTGTCGAGCAAAATAAAAGCCGCGTCTATGAAATCTTCATTCTCTTCTGTAAAACCTTTCATGTAAATGATCACATTAACAAGATTATTATGTTGATCGTTTTTATAAGTAAAAAACATATCATCAATGTTTAGTTCGATATCATTAAATTGAATTTCATCTTCATTTCCTCGTTGCCTGAAAGCGATAATATTAAAATTTTTTAATTCAGGGCAGCTTCCACTAACCGAATGACATCCGGAAAGGCTGCAACGATGCCATCAGCACTGATGATAAATTCTCTTTTTCCGCTATCAAGCTCTGCGCTAAATTCAAATACCAAATCAGGATTAATCTTTGATAATTGAGAGTGAAGCTTATTAAATAAGGATTCATAGCGGCTTTCCTTTAGCTGAAAATAATCCTCGGAATTCTTCTCAAACCAGTTCCAAAAATCTTTCTCACTATAGCTTTTCTTGAATAAATTTTTTATCATGTTTTTATCCTTCCTCGGCTTCCGATTCCAATTTAACAAATTCTATTAAATTAGGTGCGTATTCCTCAATTTCATTTGTCTCGTGATCCCATAGATAAATCTTTTCACTCATTTTTCCATTAATGACTTGAAAGCATAGTTTATCTCCATTGCCGTCATCCCCGATTGCAATCAGATCTTCGGGCATATTTTCATCTCTTACTTCTAGATTTTGCCTTACAATATCATCCCAGCTCTTCCTGAGATGATTTGGATCTTTAATAGGAAAGAGAATCCATTCACCTATTTCAGCTTGATTAACTAATTTATAAAATTCTTTATAAACTTCGGGAAAAACAGCTCCTAATTTTTCTTCTGCAGACTTAATGTCCTCATCTGTAACCCCTGGTTTGCCTGTTTGAATGAAAACTAAAATATCGTTCTTCATGAAATCCTCCTTTTCACATATAGTTTCATGACAAATAGGGTGTAAAAAAGTATCACATTACCTAAATTCTCTACTTTACTATTCCATTTTAATTGTTCGAACCCTTTTTTCTGATAAAATGTTACTAATAAACTTAATAATAGTTGACAGGGAGGATATTATGTTTTTACTCAACGTTAAATGGAAATTGACACTATTATTATTTCTTTTTATCACTATCATTCATTTCAAATGAAAACCAGCAGAAAACTAACAACTGCAACACTACAAGCCTTATAACCTATTAACGGTTTTTCCGTTTTACTTAAAAGAAGTTGGAACAAAGAATGAATGCCTGAACTAACTAAAAACGCTTGGACGAAATATTCAGATCCAAATTGCTGACCACGAAAAACAAATTGAAAAAATAACGAAGCACCAGTCAGATAAAACCATCCATTGCCGTTTAATAGTTCCTCAGTTGAAGGAATTAAATCACGTTTGTCAGACAGCTCTCTTTTTAAAGCGATAAAACCATGAACAAGAACGGATAAACCCAATA
This window of the Bacillus gobiensis genome carries:
- a CDS encoding SMI1/KNR4 family protein produces the protein MKNDILVFIQTGKPGVTDEDIKSAEEKLGAVFPEVYKEFYKLVNQAEIGEWILFPIKDPNHLRKSWDDIVRQNLEVRDENMPEDLIAIGDDGNGDKLCFQVINGKMSEKIYLWDHETNEIEEYAPNLIEFVKLESEAEEG